The Gossypium hirsutum isolate 1008001.06 chromosome A03, Gossypium_hirsutum_v2.1, whole genome shotgun sequence genome contains the following window.
AACGGGAGTAAAATCCTGTTCTATGTGCTTAAATGCTTTGCTCTGTCTCGTAAGCAACAACTTTGGTTACTGCATTCGATATTGGTAATAAGCTGTACTTTAGAATACCTATGAAGAATTCTTTATTTTTAGACGGATCATTTTTCATATAAAAGGGGATAGAAGATAAAGTGTCAAACTGGAATGAGAAAAATGTTATGTGAAAATCTTTGTTAGTAGGGTCCAGGATTTGAAGATTTATGATGCTATGGGCTAATTAGGTGAATGATAGCACCGGCTTATCATCCAATGCATAAAGAGATAATTTGGGGACGAAGGGCCCCATTCATTGAGAGGCTCTTTCTGCTATGTATTTTTGCATGGACATAATTTAGTATCTTAGTCCAAATTCTGGAGACTATTAATTTCGTCTCTTAGGTTGTTTGCCAGATATGTATGTCGGAGCGTTGTGTTTATTTAAACTTTTTGAAAATGTCTCTCTGATTGATAAGTATAAGAATCATTGTAGTGATCCTTAATCCGCAACCATAAAGTGATCCAAATATATTCGTACGCCACTTGTAATCCCTCAAATCCAGGATTTTTGGTTCAACTGAATTTGACATCATTGACAAACATATTACTATCATGCAATTAATGAATGTACATTGTGTTTTATTTTAGATCCGCGAACTCCATCGGCTTTACAGGAGACAGAAGGAATTGATGGAAGAAATGAAGAAGAGCGACTTGTATAAACATCATTGCAGTCTGGACAGCAGACAAGCAAATAATGTTTTATGTCCAAAGTCGCCTAATTGTGTGCAAATACCACATCACTCTACCACCTCTATTAACATTGTCCATTGTCAGCCCCCTATTTCGGAAACTAAGGGTAGCATTTTGCCTTTGCATTCTTATGATGGAAATACAGGGGACACAGGTGTTAGGGCTACTCGTATTGGAAGCTCTTCGAAGGCCTCTGAGTTCATGGAGTCCAACTGCAAAATGTTTGGCAAAAAGGTCTTGGATCTTGAATTGCCAGCTGACGAGTACTTTGATAGTGAAGAAGAGGGATTTTCAGAAGTGAAACCGTTGTCTGATATGCTTGATAATTCTCTAAAGAAAATTCCGGAAGTTAGAGATAGGGGAGATGAAGAACAGTCCATTAGGGGCAGTGATTGCAACTATGTTTTCCCCGAAGGCAATTTTATTCCTGGTTACATTTCTTCAAAGAAAAAAATTCTGGCTGATTTAAATATACCTGTCGAACTTGAGGAAGATATAATTCCTGAATCCAGTGGCTTTAAGGATCCTATTATTGGTCACAAGGAACCTTCATTACAGGATCCCTCTGGTAAATCAAATTCCAACTTTCATGGCATGTCCAAAGAAGCAAGTCCAAATAGCCAGATGATGGGGGATCCAGAAGCACACTGGGAAATTTTGCGCCTGGATAAACACAAAATGCAAAGAGAAAATGAACCTTCTAATGATAAGGCTGGTAAGGAAgctgtattatatatatatatcagtgtttttttccttttttttttcatttattcctTTGGCACTGTAGCTAGTTCATTTGTCATCAGTCAAATCGTTCacttcataaaatttatttttactgcttCTGCTGATTCTTTGTGATTGGTAACTTATTTTATAGGGCATGGAAGAAATCATTTGAATTCATTCCCTCGGGATCtttgtactgaaaaatcatcaACTGAGCACATTAACAATGTGCAAGCAGATCACGTGATATCCCATGGTCTGGATGAGACAAATGGAAAGCTATGCAATGAAAATTTACAGCATGTTGCAAGAGATATCTCTGCTAGTAACTCTAAACCAGATGCTATTTCAGACATGCGTAGCTCATATCAAGTTGTGCCTTTGGCTGAACTGGTGATCTCTGAGTCATTATCTATTTCATCTTGGAGGCGTGCCTTCAAGCACAGTCCTATAGCAGTTCAAGCACTTCCATGTTTTAAGGGGAAAAGTTCCAAATCATTAACCTTTAGCCGTACTCTCCCCAAAAATGAGCTTTGTCTTGACAAAAAATTAGTATCAAGCAGGAAGTCGTGTAGTGCTACTTTCCCTCGGGCCAGCTGGCTAAATGATTCCCAGCTGGAGGGTCAGCCACTATCTGCAAGTTCTCATTTACTGAAAGGCAATAATGACGATGACTTTGCATTTGAGAATAGTCCAGTGAAATATGCCAAGAGTTCCAAGTATATGAGGTCTGTAAAGAGTTTGGATCTCAATATTGTCTCACCTAGTTTCTCCACTGATGTGGCTGGTTCACAAGATGGCTCTCGTATACATGGTGAAAATATGTTTCAAAGTTCAACTGTTTGCTCTCCGCGGATTGCTGAAACTCTGGTACATGATATAAACTCTGGTGAAAGGAGAGATTTCTCGATCCCACTGGAATCTACCCTTGAACAAGCCAATTCCCCGAGTGTCCTTGGTTCTGGTTCTGAGGAGGTGCAGGCTGGCAACTCCCTGGATTTTAAGAAGATGTTTGGATTTTACATGCATAACAAGCCTGCCAATGGCCAGTGCTCATCTCATGCCTCCCCATCCCGAAACTGTTCTGATTCTTTTGCAATAGAAGACATCAAAGACAAAGAAAAAGATAGGATTCCGGATATAAACTTGGAATTTCATCATGTGCCCGGCAAGGAAAAATTGCTGGATAAAACTGAGTCGGTTGCAGAAAGTGACCCTTGTGAGAAGTGTTCAGTTCATGGAGGAATTGACCTGAATTCTTGCTTATCTATGAATGAATCTCAGATGGCGCCTTCAAATTCAATAGAAATAGATTTGGAGCCACCTGCAAGTCCGGAAAACAAGGAGTGTTCACCACCTAGAGGGGAATCCAATGAAAACCAGCTCGAGACACCTGTGCCATCTTCTGGGCAAGATGATGGGGACGTGCAAGAGGCACTAGTTAGGAATGCACTGGAGGCTATAGTTTCCATTTCATCATCCAAGATCCAGACTTGTTTAGAAAGGACCAGTTTTGAACCTTTTAAAGTTTCTAATTCCCTCTATTGGTTTGCAAGGGTTGCTTCTTCTGTAGTGGATGATCCGGGAAGTGAATTTGGAATTAGCATAGGTGTCAAGGATAATGATGATAATGAGGAGTATCTGTCTGATGGAATCGATTACTTCGAGGCCATGACACTGAACCTAGCAGAGATAAAGGTAGAAGAGTCTTGGTGTAAAAGCAATGGCGGAAAAGAGGAAGAACCAAGTGCAATGTTTTTGAAAAACCAACCAAAGAGGGGCCGGACAAGGAGGGGAAGGCAGAGGAAGGACTTTCAAAGTGAAATTCTTCCAAGCCTTGCTTCTCTTTCAAGGTACGAGGTCACTGAGGATCTTCAGACTATAGGAGGGCTAATGGAAGCCACAGGTACACACTGGGAAAGCAGTTCTTCAAGAATTGCAGGTAGAAA
Protein-coding sequences here:
- the LOC107944730 gene encoding uncharacterized protein produces the protein MAMLGMQADMQHKSHFPGCYTAWDLNLDANGNIWPTDNDVDRILRNRQYCNGTLPPSSNSNMFYNKVLLKQTMLKHEAEFKDQIRELHRLYRRQKELMEEMKKSDLYKHHCSLDSRQANNVLCPKSPNCVQIPHHSTTSINIVHCQPPISETKGSILPLHSYDGNTGDTGVRATRIGSSSKASEFMESNCKMFGKKVLDLELPADEYFDSEEEGFSEVKPLSDMLDNSLKKIPEVRDRGDEEQSIRGSDCNYVFPEGNFIPGYISSKKKILADLNIPVELEEDIIPESSGFKDPIIGHKEPSLQDPSGKSNSNFHGMSKEASPNSQMMGDPEAHWEILRLDKHKMQRENEPSNDKAGHGRNHLNSFPRDLCTEKSSTEHINNVQADHVISHGLDETNGKLCNENLQHVARDISASNSKPDAISDMRSSYQVVPLAELVISESLSISSWRRAFKHSPIAVQALPCFKGKSSKSLTFSRTLPKNELCLDKKLVSSRKSCSATFPRASWLNDSQLEGQPLSASSHLLKGNNDDDFAFENSPVKYAKSSKYMRSVKSLDLNIVSPSFSTDVAGSQDGSRIHGENMFQSSTVCSPRIAETLVHDINSGERRDFSIPLESTLEQANSPSVLGSGSEEVQAGNSLDFKKMFGFYMHNKPANGQCSSHASPSRNCSDSFAIEDIKDKEKDRIPDINLEFHHVPGKEKLLDKTESVAESDPCEKCSVHGGIDLNSCLSMNESQMAPSNSIEIDLEPPASPENKECSPPRGESNENQLETPVPSSGQDDGDVQEALVRNALEAIVSISSSKIQTCLERTSFEPFKVSNSLYWFARVASSVVDDPGSEFGISIGVKDNDDNEEYLSDGIDYFEAMTLNLAEIKVEESWCKSNGGKEEEPSAMFLKNQPKRGRTRRGRQRKDFQSEILPSLASLSRYEVTEDLQTIGGLMEATGTHWESSSSRIAGRNGYTKGRRRTNARAASVTESMTNTMLQSGNSEVGIQPRKLIDWGKITRRPRGPRCPSSNPQLILGQV